Proteins from a single region of Punica granatum isolate Tunisia-2019 chromosome 8, ASM765513v2, whole genome shotgun sequence:
- the LOC116215944 gene encoding uncharacterized protein LOC116215944 isoform X1, whose translation MVGSKISLKKKIADGRQQKPEHTPDLTDFMNDMFFGTMKTDKTAYNLTGREGDEEVDEEDDFESSTRSNSSSRQTQEWLEQARRMVAASPARCDSPSPLVGSPRFAAAAQGRLSLSSQLDRRDPLSRSARRHRALDGFSGEILTKSAKHSRNRSETLDIGGPDSPTGESPASAVQKWFSNMLKPPNATSAEDPTVAPHISEQPQPPQRMPPRLSTHSRRSRFQSHPAVTQPQGIPPPPRRNFKTSAQAQDGQQQLLSPPRNLVESVHRRSISSATCFAPDDRVLSPLRSIVESAHRRSISSSTCSLEKIAPPKDNGNGLAREGEGERGLNPVSVNKFLKEQRGKIEKLLDGQIDARPKIVLSGPSNSTSSMVAAICYAWLLENRVSKNRGNGDEDGGNVVVPVMNFKRSRMWKHRQAAWLFHHVGLDPSSVLFADEVDLESLMMAGRLNILVVGQDVLKTNNEVGSQCTILTDNYCEEAYDLLQTALLKKLLLAGILLDTQNLSASAELSKTRDAEAVQLLLVGSAPNYRNALFDQLMQDQRDGAFIEVLRQSYGKPLSENFLDGGALAEHRVPDRKSTSALYHEPATRGPNTKSNDATNGMPHKVSPRPDNKENTTPAQAPAKASAESAPDAGRGKNKFFLAKWFGFGSK comes from the exons ATGGTGGGTTCAAAGATCagcttgaagaagaaaatcgCGGACGGCAGGCAGCAAAAACCCGAGCACACGCCCGACCTCACAGACTTCATGAACGACATGTTCTTTGGGACCATGAAGACCGACAAGACAGCCTATAACTTGACGGGCCGCGAAGGCGACGAGGAAGTTGACGAGGAGGATGATTTCGAGAGCAGTACGAGgagcaacagcagcagcaggcaAACGCAGGAGTGGCTCGAGCAAGCTAGGCGGATGGTGGCGGCGTCGCCTGCCCGGTGCGACTCGCCTTCCCCGCTTGTAGGGTCACCTCGGTTTGCAGCAGCGGCCCAGGGCAGGCTCTCACTTTCCTCCCAGCTGGACCGGAGGGATCCGCTCTCTAGGTCTGCCAGAAG GCACAGAGCACTGGACGGCTTTAGCGGCGAAATCCTGACAAAATCGGCGAAGCATAGCCGCAATAGATCCGAGACGCTGGACATAGGAGGTCCGGACTCTCCCACCGGCGAATCCCCTGCTTCGGCGGTCCAGAAATGGTTCTCCAACATGCTCAAACCACCCAACGCCACGTCGGCAGAGGACCCCACCGTAGCCCCCCACATCAGCGAACAACCCCAACCACCTCAGCGCATGCCACCTCGGCTGTCGACCCACAGCCGCAGGTCCCGCTTCCAAAGCCACCCCGCCGTGACGCAGCCGCAGGGGATCCCTCCCCCTCCGCGCCGCAATTTTAAGACATCAGCGCAGGCGCAGGACGGCCAGCAGCAGCTGCTGTCCCCGCCGAGGAATCTCGTCGAGTCCGTTCACCGGCGGTCGATCTCGTCAGCAACATGCTTCGCCCCCGACGACAGGGTCCTCTCCCCCCTGAGGAGCATCGTGGAATCGGCCCACCGGAGGTCGATCTCGTCGTCCACGTGCTCGCTGGAGAAGATTGCCCCGCCGAAGGACAACGGCAATGGGTTGGCTAGGGAAGGTGAGGGGGAGAGGGGTCTGAATCCGGTCAGCGTGAATAAGTTCCTGAAGGAACAGAGGGGCAAGATCGAGAAGCTGTTGGACGGACAGATCGATGCTAGGCCCAAGATTGTCTTGTCTGGACCTTCAAACA GTACGAGTTCTATGGTAGCTGCAATATGTTACGCGTGGCTGTTGGAAAACCGGGTGAGCAAAAACAGGGGAAATGGTGATGAAGATGGGGGAAATGTGGTGGTGCCCGTGATGAATTTCAAGAGGTCAAGGATGTGGAAACATAGGCAGGCTGCTTGGCTCTTCCATCACGTGGGTTTAGACCCATCCTCAGTTCTCTTTGCTGATGAG GTAGATTTGGAGAGTCTAATGATGGCTGGGAGGTTGAACATACTCGTGGTCGGTCAAGACGTTCTTAAAACCAACAACGAG GTTGGGTCTCAATGCACAATCCTTACGGACAACTATTGTGAAGAAGCCTATGATCTTCTTCAAACTGCTTTACTGAAGAAACTTTTG CTTGCCGGAATACTTTTAGACACACAAAATCTAAGTGCAAGTGCTGAGCTATCTAAAACTAGAGATGCAGAAGCAGTACAGTTGCTGCTAGTCGGCTCAGCCCCCAATTACAGAAACGCTCTCTTTGATCAGT TGATGCAAGATCAACGGGATGGTGCCTTTATTGAAGTTTTGCGTCAGAGCTATGGGAAGCCTCTTAGCGAGA ATTTTCTGGATGGGGGGGCACTTGCAGAGCACAGAGTTCCGGACAGAAAGTCCACTTCTGCCCTTTACCATGAACCGGCAACGAGAGGTCCAAATACAAAGTCTAATGATGCCACAAATGGGATGCCTCACAAGGTTTCCCCAAGACCAG ATAATAAAGAGAATACAACTCCTGCTCAAGCTCCAGCAAAGGCATCAGCTGAATCGGCACCGGATGCTGGCCGAGGGAAGAACAAGTTCTTTCTCGCCAAGTGGTTTGGGTTCGGTTCGAAATGA
- the LOC116189664 gene encoding uncharacterized protein LOC116189664, translating into MQDPIGIPACFSLGEKLSDDPAAVTRSGQSVFMSVYRTKVADQCRLITITWCKNLMLHGLSVSVEGLNRENQQTCKVELKPWYFWRKHGSKRFTVDGKSVDVFWDLKAAKFNGEAEPSSEYYVAVVCDEEVVLLVGDLKKDAYRKTGCRPALIEPILVSKKEHIFGKKKFSTRAKFYEKGKFHEISIECKNRATSGNNSNGSSGSLNGVEPEMEIRIDGNLVVHVKHLQWKFRGNESIFVNKLRVEVYWDVHDWLFSPGLRHALFIFKPVLSSISPSAIMSPLSSSHTGSSGSAETLGTSEFSLFLYAWKVE; encoded by the coding sequence atgcaAGATCCAATCGGGATTCCGGCTTGCTTCTCCTTAGGCGAGAAGCTCAGCGATGACCCGGCGGCTGTCACAAGGTCGGGGCAGAGCGTGTTCATGTCTGTCTATCGCACGAAAGTTGCTGATCAGTGCAGATTAATCACCATCACTTGGTGCAAGAACCTGATGCTCCATGGCCTCTCCGTGTCGGTGGAAGGCCTCAACAGGGAGAACCAGCAGACCTGCAAAGTCGAGCTCAAGCCGTGGTACTTTTGGAGGAAGCACGGGTCGAAGAGATTCACGGTGGATGGGAAGTCTGTGGATGTCTTCTGGGACCTTAAAGCCGCTAAATTCAATGGAGAAGCGGAACCGAGCTCCGAGTACTACGTGGCTGTCGTGTGCGATGAGGAGGTCGTGCTTCTTGTCGGGGACCTGAAGAAGGACGCCTACAGAAAGACCGGGTGCAGGCCTGCTCTTATCGAGCCCATCCTCGTCTCGAAGAAGGAACATATATTTGGTAAGAAGAAGTTCTCTACACGGGCTAAGTTTTACGAGAAGGGCAAGTTTCACGAGATTTCCATCGAGTGCAAGAATCGTGCCACCAGTGGAAACAATAGCAATGGAAGTAGCGGCTCTCTGAATGGCGTCGAGCCCGAAATGGAGATAAGGATCGACGGGAATTTAGTAGTTCATGTCAAGCACCTCCAGTGGAAGTTCAGAGGCAACGAGTCCATCTTCGTCAACAAGCTCAGGGTCGAAGTATACTGGGATGTTCACGACTGGCTCTTTAGTCCGGGGCTGAGGCACGCACTGTTCATTTTCAAGCCGGTTCTATCGTCGATTTCTCCATCAGCTATTATGTCTCCCCTGTCATCATCTCACACAGGAAGTTCCGGCTCAGCCGAGACGCTAGGCACGTCAGAGTTCTCCTTGTTTCTCTATGCTTGGAAGGTAGAATGA
- the LOC116215944 gene encoding uncharacterized protein LOC116215944 isoform X2: protein MVGSKISLKKKIADGRQQKPEHTPDLTDFMNDMFFGTMKTDKTAYNLTGREGDEEVDEEDDFESSTRSNSSSRQTQEWLEQARRMVAASPARCDSPSPLVGSPRFAAAAQGRLSLSSQLDRRDPLSRSARRHRALDGFSGEILTKSAKHSRNRSETLDIGGPDSPTGESPASAVQKWFSNMLKPPNATSAEDPTVAPHISEQPQPPQRMPPRLSTHSRRSRFQSHPAVTQPQGIPPPPRRNFKTSAQAQDGQQQLLSPPRNLVESVHRRSISSATCFAPDDRVLSPLRSIVESAHRRSISSSTCSLEKIAPPKDNGNGLAREGEGERGLNPVSVNKFLKEQRGKIEKLLDGQIDARPKIVLSGPSNSTSSMVAAICYAWLLENRVSKNRGNGDEDGGNVVVPVMNFKRSRMWKHRQAAWLFHHVGLDPSSVLFADEVDLESLMMAGRLNILVVGQDVLKTNNEVGSQCTILTDNYCEEAYDLLQTALLKKLLLAGILLDTQNLSASAELSKTRDAEAVQLLLVGSAPNYRNALFDQLMQDQRDGAFIEVLRQSYGKPLSEKHRVPDRKSTSALYHEPATRGPNTKSNDATNGMPHKVSPRPDNKENTTPAQAPAKASAESAPDAGRGKNKFFLAKWFGFGSK, encoded by the exons ATGGTGGGTTCAAAGATCagcttgaagaagaaaatcgCGGACGGCAGGCAGCAAAAACCCGAGCACACGCCCGACCTCACAGACTTCATGAACGACATGTTCTTTGGGACCATGAAGACCGACAAGACAGCCTATAACTTGACGGGCCGCGAAGGCGACGAGGAAGTTGACGAGGAGGATGATTTCGAGAGCAGTACGAGgagcaacagcagcagcaggcaAACGCAGGAGTGGCTCGAGCAAGCTAGGCGGATGGTGGCGGCGTCGCCTGCCCGGTGCGACTCGCCTTCCCCGCTTGTAGGGTCACCTCGGTTTGCAGCAGCGGCCCAGGGCAGGCTCTCACTTTCCTCCCAGCTGGACCGGAGGGATCCGCTCTCTAGGTCTGCCAGAAG GCACAGAGCACTGGACGGCTTTAGCGGCGAAATCCTGACAAAATCGGCGAAGCATAGCCGCAATAGATCCGAGACGCTGGACATAGGAGGTCCGGACTCTCCCACCGGCGAATCCCCTGCTTCGGCGGTCCAGAAATGGTTCTCCAACATGCTCAAACCACCCAACGCCACGTCGGCAGAGGACCCCACCGTAGCCCCCCACATCAGCGAACAACCCCAACCACCTCAGCGCATGCCACCTCGGCTGTCGACCCACAGCCGCAGGTCCCGCTTCCAAAGCCACCCCGCCGTGACGCAGCCGCAGGGGATCCCTCCCCCTCCGCGCCGCAATTTTAAGACATCAGCGCAGGCGCAGGACGGCCAGCAGCAGCTGCTGTCCCCGCCGAGGAATCTCGTCGAGTCCGTTCACCGGCGGTCGATCTCGTCAGCAACATGCTTCGCCCCCGACGACAGGGTCCTCTCCCCCCTGAGGAGCATCGTGGAATCGGCCCACCGGAGGTCGATCTCGTCGTCCACGTGCTCGCTGGAGAAGATTGCCCCGCCGAAGGACAACGGCAATGGGTTGGCTAGGGAAGGTGAGGGGGAGAGGGGTCTGAATCCGGTCAGCGTGAATAAGTTCCTGAAGGAACAGAGGGGCAAGATCGAGAAGCTGTTGGACGGACAGATCGATGCTAGGCCCAAGATTGTCTTGTCTGGACCTTCAAACA GTACGAGTTCTATGGTAGCTGCAATATGTTACGCGTGGCTGTTGGAAAACCGGGTGAGCAAAAACAGGGGAAATGGTGATGAAGATGGGGGAAATGTGGTGGTGCCCGTGATGAATTTCAAGAGGTCAAGGATGTGGAAACATAGGCAGGCTGCTTGGCTCTTCCATCACGTGGGTTTAGACCCATCCTCAGTTCTCTTTGCTGATGAG GTAGATTTGGAGAGTCTAATGATGGCTGGGAGGTTGAACATACTCGTGGTCGGTCAAGACGTTCTTAAAACCAACAACGAG GTTGGGTCTCAATGCACAATCCTTACGGACAACTATTGTGAAGAAGCCTATGATCTTCTTCAAACTGCTTTACTGAAGAAACTTTTG CTTGCCGGAATACTTTTAGACACACAAAATCTAAGTGCAAGTGCTGAGCTATCTAAAACTAGAGATGCAGAAGCAGTACAGTTGCTGCTAGTCGGCTCAGCCCCCAATTACAGAAACGCTCTCTTTGATCAGT TGATGCAAGATCAACGGGATGGTGCCTTTATTGAAGTTTTGCGTCAGAGCTATGGGAAGCCTCTTAGCGAGA AGCACAGAGTTCCGGACAGAAAGTCCACTTCTGCCCTTTACCATGAACCGGCAACGAGAGGTCCAAATACAAAGTCTAATGATGCCACAAATGGGATGCCTCACAAGGTTTCCCCAAGACCAG ATAATAAAGAGAATACAACTCCTGCTCAAGCTCCAGCAAAGGCATCAGCTGAATCGGCACCGGATGCTGGCCGAGGGAAGAACAAGTTCTTTCTCGCCAAGTGGTTTGGGTTCGGTTCGAAATGA
- the LOC116188624 gene encoding elongation factor TuB, chloroplastic-like, translated as MAMSAAATASASSKLIYPYAPSSSSSSSSSAAPRSLPSTSLRAKLAPPPQLSSSFITPFTAPSSSGSSAAATASRCRRALTVRAARGKFERKKPHVNIGTIGHVDHGKTTLTAALTMALASMGNSAPKKYDEIDAAPEERARGITINTATVEYETENRHYAHVDCPGHADYVKNMITGAAQMDGAILVVSGADGPMPQTKEHILLAKQVGVPNMVVFLNKQDQVDDEELLQLVELEVRELLSSYEFPGDDVPIISGSALLALEALMANPSIQRGENQWVDKIYELMDAVDSYIPIPQRQTDLPFLLAIEDVFSITGRGTVATGRVERGTIKVGDTVDIVGLKDTRNTTVTGVEMFQKILDDAMAGDNVGLLLRGIQKADIQRGMVLAKPGTITPHTKFVAIVYVLKKEEGGRHSPFFAGYRPQFYMRTTDVTGRVASIMNDKDEESKMVMPGDRVKMVVELIMPVACEQGMRFAIREGGKTVGAGVIQSIIE; from the exons ATGGCAATGTCGGCCGCTGCCACCGCCTCTGCTTCCTCGAAGCTCATCTACCCATACGCGCCGTCGTCATcctcgtcctcctcctcctcggcaGCTCCCCGCTCCCTCCCCTCCACTTCACTCCGAGCGAAGCTAGCCCCTCCCCCCCAGCTCTCGTCCTCCTTCATCACCCCCTTCACTGCCCCCTCCTCTTCCGGCAGTTCTGCGGCGGCCACTGCCTCCCGCTGCCGCCGGGCCCTCACCGTGAGGGCTGCCCGCGGGAAGTTCGAGCGCAAGAAGCCCCACGTGAACATCGGCACCATCGGCCACGTCGACCATGGGAAGACCACCCTCACTGCCGCCCTCACCATGGCCTTGGCCTCCATGGGCAACAGCGCCCCCAAGAAGTACGATGAAATCGACGCCGCCCCAGAGGAGCGCGCTCGAG GTATCACCATCAACACTGCTACTGTCGAGTACGAGACCGAGAACCGGCACTACGCACACGTGGACTGCCCAGGCCACGCAGATTACGTGAAAAACATGATCACTGGTGCTGCCCAGATGGACGGTGCAATCCTCGTGGTCTCAGGTGCGGACGGGCCCATGCCCCAGACTAAGGAGCACATCCTCTTGGCCAAACAAGTTGGTGTCCCCAACATGGTGGTCTTCCTCAATAAACAAGACCAGGTGGACGATGAGGAGCTTCTCCAGCTCGTAGAATTGGAAGTCAGGGAGCTGCTTTCCTCCTATGAGTTCCCTGGGGATGATGTTCCGATCATCTCAGGTTCTGCTCTCTTAGCCTTGGAGGCTCTGATGGCAAATCCTAGCATTCAGCGTGGGGAGAACCAGTGGGTCGATAAGATCTATGAACTCATGGATGCTGTGGACAGTTACATCCCAATCCCACAGAGGCAGACCGACCTCCCATTCTTGCTCGCAATCGAAGATGTATTCTCAATCACGGGTCGTGGGACCGTGGCCACTGGACGAGTTGAGAGGGGCACCATCAAGGTTGGGGACACGGTGGACATTGTTGGCCTGAAGGACACGAGGAACACCACAGTCACAGGGGTCGAGATGTTCCAGAAGATTCTTGACGATGCGATGGCAGGGGACAATGTGGGACTCTTGCTCCGTGGTATCCAAAAGGCTGATATTCAGAGAGGGATGGTCTTGGCAAAGCCTGGTACAATCACTCCTCATACTAAGTTTGTTGCCATCGTTTATGTGTTGAAGAAGGAAGAGGGAGGGAGGCACTCCCCATTCTTTGCTGGGTACCGACCCCAGTTCTACATGAGGACGACTGATGTGACGGGAAGGGTGGCTTCAATCATGAATGATAAGGATGAGGAGTCGAAGATGGTAATGCCTGGAGATCGGGTTAAGATGGTGGTCGAGCTTATCATGCCGGTGGCTTGTGAGCAGGGTATGAGGTTTGCTATCAGAGAAGGTGGGAAGACGGTCGGAGCCGGAGTTATTCAGTCCATCATTGAGTGA